The Candidatus Woesearchaeota archaeon DNA window TGGAAGACATGTTTAACTATGCCAGAATTCTTGAAAAAAGTATTGCGCCTCGCGGTAAACGGGTGCAAGTTATAACTAATGGTGGCGGTTATGGTATTTTATGTACAGACGCAATTATTGAAAATAATTTAGAAATGGCTGAAATGGACAAAAAAGTTTTAGCAAGTTTGGCTAAACAAATGCCGCCAATTGTGACAATGAAAAATCCGATGGATCTAGTAGGTGATGCGGATACTAATCGTTATAAGATTGCAATTGAGGCTGCTTTATGTGATAAGAATGTTGACATTATTTTACTTATTCTTTTATATCAAACGCCATTGTTAACGCCTGATGTTATCAATATCGTTACTGAATTTAATAATCAAAAGAAAAAGCCAATTATTGTTGTATCTACTGGTGGCGAGTTCACTGAATTACTAAAACATTCACTTGAAGAAACTGGCGTGCCTTGTTTTACGTTTCCGGAGCAGGCAGTGAAAGGTATTCGGGTTTTGTGCTGGTATTATTTGTAAGATAGGATTAATTGTTCATTTAGATAGGTTTCCAGTATAATTGGATGCTGTTTAATCTTCGAGTCCAATACAAAAATGAATAAGATGTAATAATCTTTCCTCTTTGATAATTCAATTTTTATCTCTGCTCTTTGTGCGGGTGTCCTATATCTTTTTTTGTTTTTCAACTTCTGTTCAGCAATAAAATTATAGTGGACATCATAAAAATTTAAAATGTCATCCGCGGATTCAAAATCTCCAAAGTGCCTCATTATTTTAGTTCTGTCTTTTAAGTATTGATGTTCTCTTTCGACACAATTATTATTGTGTTTATATCCATATTTTCTCCGTTTGATTAATATGCCAAATTCTAAATCAGCTATATTTCTAAAATATTGATTAAATCCTTTTCTGTAATGTTCAAGTTTATCAGTCACGAAAGATATCTTTTTTATATTTTTTTTGCTTCTAAAAATTGATTGTGATATTTTCTTTTTATCACCAGAAAAAGAAGTTTTGCTCCATCATCATATTTTTTGTTCTCATTCAACTTTCCAAATATCCTAAATTTTGTTTTTCTATCTTTACAAGTCCATATACATTTTAAGTTTTTTTATGTGTACAAAAAACTCATCATTATGTAATGGTCCCTTAATTTTTGGAGTCAGTTCTCTTGTCTTTTTGACGAGTAATTTTGAATATTTCCTTATCCAATTTAGAATAGTAGTCCTTGTTATATCTGTATCTCTATAATCACTTAAGTGATCCTTCACTTTTTTTAGAGACAATCTTCTCTTATTACAACTTTATGGTTTCAGCTATAATCTCTGGATTGTGTTTCATTTTCCCAAAGCCATCATCGATAGTAAATATTATTTTGCATGAATTATACCATCAGTTTTGTTTTTTTCTAGATTTGCTATATCGCCATCATTTACGCCATGTTTTTCTGTCAGAAGAACAATAAGTACATTTTGTGGACATTTTTATAACCTTAAGAAGAAGTAAGAGATTACTTATTTAAATAGGTATTGAAGATTAAACATAATCCTTAAAAAGTGCCGTGTGGCATGATTACCCCTTTCTAATAAGCACGTAAACTTTTTTGTTCAGGTGTTGCTTCGGAATTAATGCCATTGCCCCATTTCCTATTGGTCTTACTGTTGTATCTATTATTTGTTCAATTTCTTCTTCTAATCTGAATTTATTTTTCTTAATTGTTAATTTTTTCATAGTATAAAACCAAAAGGTTTAAACATATATAAACCTTTGCTTTTTATAAAATGGTAAAAACAAAAAGATGGGGCAAAAGACCCAAAGAAAACAGAAATTGGAAAGAATACAATGATAAATTAGTAAACCGTGGCGAGTA harbors:
- a CDS encoding DUF2080 family transposase-associated protein — encoded protein: MKKLTIKKNKFRLEEEIEQIIDTTVRPIGNGAMALIPKQHLNKKVYVLIRKG
- a CDS encoding DDE-type integrase/transposase/recombinase; this translates as MTDKLEHYRKGFNQYFRNIADLEFGILIKRRKYGYKHNNNCVEREHQYLKDRTKIMRHFGDFESADDILNFYDVHYNFIAEQKLKNKKRYRTPAQRAEIKIELSKRKDYYILFIFVLDSKIKQHPIILETYLNEQLILSYK